Proteins encoded by one window of Bacteroidota bacterium:
- a CDS encoding T9SS type A sorting domain-containing protein, with protein MKTNAFLMVTIILCFIFPKANAQQTGNFNTTVTFMNQSRTLACHVPTNYDSTNNCQLMVCLHGLGDNATNFRNALINSLNWPSIFPNTIFICPDGGSDANKDFYQPSGDELIIDECISFAKQNYSIDTNQIILEGFSLGGRSALKYGLDFPEKFKGLLLNTPAIQGLADAINDTMVSLGFNYANASHIPIYTTIGGEDILYAIAFEKVHELLKKNDGIVKVVEVNGLGHTIPNSNFISPSLQFYEDPSTKDYDIDLFEIEMIDRSCDPIIFPKCYVRNLGSKVVTSLEIEYDINGNTGTFTWTGNLDLYEHTLIKLPQMALDSGTHLLELSIGMINNLFSDSMIENNILSKSIEIALEGNSYPLIEGFEGEADKWIFEETGSLFSWFLDDVVKKDGLYSIGTFNTILLFYTNGYSESFMSPVMDLTSVPNPKLYFDLAYNYHKYTPPYFIDTVFFADTLMISISTDCGQNYETIFKEGGADLATAKDPILNPLTIQDCFFSPKSDEWDQKVIDLSSYSGFSEAIVKFTYTSNMGGSINIDNISFKKESIAIEEGQKMAFRIFPNPAQDILNIEVDRLENSDISLFDVSGRKVLNTKINNFSNQIDISGLSNGFYSIEILSGNVRIYEKVLIVK; from the coding sequence ATGAAAACAAATGCATTCTTAATGGTAACCATTATTCTCTGTTTTATATTCCCAAAAGCAAACGCACAGCAAACAGGGAATTTTAATACCACCGTCACTTTTATGAACCAAAGCAGGACATTAGCTTGTCACGTACCAACAAATTACGACTCTACTAATAATTGCCAATTAATGGTTTGTTTGCACGGTTTGGGTGATAATGCTACTAATTTTCGGAACGCACTTATTAATTCCTTAAACTGGCCTTCAATTTTCCCAAATACAATATTTATATGCCCTGATGGAGGAAGTGATGCAAATAAAGACTTTTATCAACCTTCAGGTGATGAATTGATTATTGACGAATGTATCAGTTTTGCCAAACAGAATTATTCAATTGATACAAATCAGATTATTCTTGAAGGCTTTTCTTTAGGTGGCAGAAGTGCGCTAAAATATGGCCTTGATTTTCCTGAAAAATTTAAAGGTTTACTCCTTAATACACCTGCAATTCAGGGATTGGCTGATGCCATTAATGATACTATGGTCAGCTTGGGTTTTAACTATGCAAATGCTTCTCATATACCAATTTATACCACTATTGGAGGAGAGGATATTCTTTATGCTATTGCTTTTGAAAAAGTTCATGAACTGCTTAAGAAAAATGATGGTATTGTTAAGGTTGTTGAAGTAAATGGACTTGGACACACAATACCCAATAGCAATTTTATTAGTCCTAGCCTACAGTTTTATGAAGATCCGTCAACTAAAGACTATGATATAGATTTATTTGAAATTGAAATGATTGATCGTTCATGTGATCCTATCATTTTCCCTAAATGCTATGTTCGTAATCTTGGAAGCAAAGTAGTTACATCGCTTGAAATCGAATATGATATAAATGGAAATACTGGCACATTCACATGGACTGGGAACCTTGACCTTTATGAGCATACTTTAATCAAACTGCCACAAATGGCTTTGGATTCAGGAACACATTTGTTAGAATTGAGTATTGGTATGATAAACAATTTGTTTTCAGATTCAATGATAGAAAATAACATTCTATCAAAATCTATTGAAATTGCCTTGGAAGGAAACTCATATCCTCTAATTGAAGGATTTGAAGGAGAGGCAGATAAATGGATATTTGAAGAAACGGGAAGTTTGTTTTCATGGTTCCTTGATGATGTTGTTAAAAAAGATGGTTTATACTCTATCGGCACATTCAATACCATTTTGTTATTCTATACAAATGGATATTCTGAAAGTTTTATGTCTCCTGTTATGGATCTTACATCAGTTCCTAATCCTAAACTATATTTTGATTTAGCATACAACTACCACAAATACACACCACCCTATTTTATAGATACTGTGTTTTTTGCTGATACATTGATGATCTCAATTTCTACTGATTGTGGACAGAATTATGAAACTATATTCAAAGAAGGTGGAGCTGATCTGGCAACTGCTAAAGATCCGATTCTGAATCCTTTGACTATCCAGGATTGTTTCTTTTCTCCAAAGAGTGATGAATGGGATCAAAAAGTAATTGATCTGAGTTCATACTCTGGTTTTTCTGAGGCAATTGTTAAGTTCACCTATACATCTAATATGGGGGGCTCAATAAATATTGACAATATTAGCTTCAAAAAAGAGTCTATTGCAATAGAAGAGGGCCAGAAAATGGCTTTCAGGATATTTCCTAATCCTGCTCAGGATATTTTGAACATTGAAGTAGATAGGCTAGAAAACTCAGACATAAGCTTGTTCGATGTTTCAGGCAGAAAAGTATTAAATACAAAAATTAATAATTTCTCAAATCAAATTGATATTTCAGGACTTAGTAACGGATTTTACAGTATTGAAATATTGTCAGGTAATGTTAGGATTTATGAGAAGGTGCTAATTGTAAAATAG
- a CDS encoding carboxypeptidase-like regulatory domain-containing protein: MKKTVLLFMIGFVLIMNYSFAQETNGLSQTIRGQVIDKETQITLAGATIIVLNTNPLKATITDIDGNFNIENVPLGRFNIQVNYLGYETYTVSEMQITASKEVVLKIQLQEKAFALDEVTIKAYENKAGTINSMATISARTFSAEETHRYAGGMDDPARMASAFAGVAVGNVQDNSIIIRGNSPKGVLWTLEGVEIPNPSHFAGANVAGGGFTTLFSNHLLANSDFFTGAFPAEYGNALAGVFDIKLRNGNNEEREYAFQAGVMGIDFAAEGPFKKGKKHLI, encoded by the coding sequence ATGAAAAAAACAGTTTTACTATTTATGATTGGTTTTGTACTTATCATGAATTATTCTTTCGCACAAGAAACAAATGGTTTGTCTCAGACTATCAGAGGACAAGTCATCGATAAGGAAACACAAATAACATTAGCAGGAGCAACTATTATAGTACTTAATACAAATCCCTTAAAAGCAACCATTACTGATATTGATGGTAATTTTAATATTGAAAATGTTCCTCTAGGCAGATTTAATATTCAAGTAAATTATTTAGGTTATGAAACGTATACTGTTTCCGAAATGCAGATAACTGCAAGTAAGGAAGTAGTTTTGAAAATTCAATTACAAGAAAAAGCTTTTGCCCTAGATGAGGTTACCATTAAGGCTTATGAAAATAAAGCAGGAACTATTAATTCGATGGCTACAATAAGTGCCAGAACTTTTTCTGCAGAGGAAACACATCGTTATGCTGGTGGAATGGATGATCCTGCACGGATGGCTTCGGCCTTTGCAGGTGTTGCTGTTGGCAATGTTCAGGATAATTCAATTATTATCCGGGGAAATTCACCCAAAGGAGTATTGTGGACTTTAGAAGGTGTGGAAATTCCTAATCCAAGCCATTTTGCAGGGGCAAATGTTGCAGGTGGAGGTTTTACTACCTTATTTAGCAATCACTTATTGGCAAATTCTGATTTTTTTACAGGAGCATTTCCTGCCGAGTATGGTAATGCACTTGCAGGTGTTTTTGATATTAAGCTACGTAACGGAAATAATGAAGAAAGGGAGTATGCTTTTCAAGCAGGTGTAATGGGTATCGATTTTGCCGCTGAAGGTCCTTTCAAAAAAGGAAAAAAGCATCTTATTTAG